CTTCCTATTAATTCTGTCCATCTTTTCCCAAAAATCTAACCACTTCAATTCTAATGTCGTTATGTTTTAGCAAGTTAAAAATACAAGATTTTGATATTCTGCTATTTTCACCTGGGGAGAAGTCAAGTGATTTAGAAGCATTAGTTTTGGTAATGTCAGACAGGGCATCAGAGTCCAACTGGCAAGTGTACATATGGCGACTGTCGTCGTTTCTTCTGGATTACTACTATGATCTTATGGCCACAATGTGATTTGTGAATCGTTATGTGATGATCAAGTAAGGGTGACATTGTGCATCAGCCAATAATAGAGCTCACTCTTCTACGCAACTGGGCTACCAAACATGAACAGTATTGAGTTTATCCgatgttttttattattatttttttttttaccaaaggGTCTTGTACTTGTACAGTCTAGCGTCTAGGCCCATCTGGTATAGTGCTACTCCAGAAGTCCCGATACTTTGCAAGATTTCGACATGCACATGCCAGGGCAGGTGCCAAATGACGTCTCACGAGCAGAGTTCCTCTTCTCCAAACTGAGAGGAAAGGACCCTCTGATCCTATTACTTGCTATTCTTTCCCAAACTGGTGGTCTCTTGACCAATTGATCGATTTGATGAACTCTCTAATCTGCGAAATGGAAGATCCATGATCTGGATCAAAGTGGAAAATGAACGAACATTAACCATTTTTATTCACTCACTCACTATAGTTCACAAGAACGAACATGACGTTACAAGCCTTAGGGTACGGATATCATCAACCAGCGAACAAACACTAGTTTGTTTAcacagcaggggcaggggcaggggcagggcagTATGAACATTGCTTTTGTGTTCATGTGTACATGGGCATCTCCCTCTCACGCACGGATGACGATTCCTCCCTGCtgcagctcggcggcggcgggggccgcCTCCTTGTTGTCGGCCTCCGTCGTCTGCTCTCCGAGCACCGGCAGGTGGCCCTTCTCCTGAAGGTTCTTCACCGTATCGTAGAGCGACTGGCTCACCGGACGGAACTCCAGCCCCAGGTCCCGGAGCTTCTGGTTCGAGAACTTGTACGGCTGCTTCCGCGGATTCACCTCGTCGGAGCACCTGCACCCAAACGCTCACACAGTAAGTCAGCTAACCAAAGCAGGTTTCTTCAGTCATGGTCATCACAGGACCAAGCCAGTAACTACTGGTCAAGGTCATCCTAGAAAAGGAGCACAGGTCAAGACCATTGCGCTATAATCCATTTTTGATTTTCTTatggcctctttggcacggcttatgtcggcttcggcttcatctattttacgcaaattgaggcactgtagcgtgaagccgttttgtaagctggggttaaaatgaactGCAAGCCGGGAAAAgctagtttttctggcttcaccttctttggcttcaccggtgaagccgttttgaatGAGCCGTGCCAAATGGGGCTTTAGTTGTAGTATCAATTCCAGTGTAAACACATGGTTGTCCTGTGTGGCAGGTGAGATTCTTCAGCTTGGACCCAAAGCATTGCGACAATATGCTGATGCAGTGACAGTGATGGAAAAGGATGCTACGGTTAGGTTTCATTGGTAAGGTGAGATTACGACAGCAAAGCAAATGGTCGACGACGAGGTATCTTTGAAACAATCGGCCTGTTcgtttattggtttcagccagggcttatcagttatgatatagtgtttttctctcataacaaatcaacacCAGtcaggcttatcagcccagaaacccaccagcgaacaggctgatgaaaTGTCATGGGAAAGCTGTAGCAGACGAACGGACCCACCGCTGTTACAACGAGATTACCCGCCAAAACAGAGAGTTGAATATTCCAGCGCGTTAGAGGTTGGTAGATCATTTGTAGTCAGCACTCAGCAGTTGAATAATGTTCCAACCATTTGTAGTCGCATCCTACgatggctctctctctctctctccagtgtCAACAGCTAGCTTCTTCCGTGTTCTTTGAATGAGACTAACCTCTCTCTGTCCATGTTTTGTTTGAAAATACTGGAGGGTGGAGTGTAAATATTCTACATGTTGGTGTAATAGTTGCTTGGGTCTCTCAATCTAGAAGTGATGATGTAGTTGGAAAAAATGCATGGTTTTACTAGCTAGAGTGACAGTCATACTTTGCTTTCTTGTGTGGCAATGATAATGGCTAGGACGACTCGGTAATTTTAGCCACATGTTACATACGTGAGTACTTTCAGTGTACCTTGTAATAGTTTTTTTAAGCAACCAACTATACTAGGATCCATGTAACATTGAAGTGCTCGCGTAGTTAAGTATCCGATGACTAGGGTGACGGGAAAGATGACCTACTGCAGAGGTCACCGCTCAAGAAATTGCTACAAATTGATTTAGTACCTCCAAGATGACCTACTGCAGAGGTCACCCCTCAAGAAACTGCTTCCAATTAGCTATATATTTTCCATGCTCTTATTGCTGTGTTTTACATAATGGTCTATGTCTCCGTGACTATGAGCAATTTCTGTTCTAGTGCTAGATAAAAGCCAAACTCTGTTTCACATGGCACATATATGCAGGCCTGCAATGGACCCAAGCAGCAAACAGAGGCTGGCAGGGGCAGAGTTGCAGCAGAATGAGCAAATGCATGGAGTCACGCATGGTGATGGTGATATGTACCAGCAACGGCCGTACCCGATTGGCCAACGGCAAAGCGAACACGGATCAGACGGGATAATGTCGGTGAGAGCGAGTAAGGGCCACCTCCTAAAGTTACTTTAGTCAGCTCCTGGCAGTGGCGGAGCTCATCAGTTGCCACGCCTAGGGCCACTGTCTCTCCTCCCTCTTTGCTGGGCCAGGAGTTGACAAGATTTGGCCAAAAACAATATATAGTATAAGGGGGATTTTGGCCCACgcctagggccatggccctagtgGCCCTAGGCCCAAATCCGCCGCTGCCTCCTGGactaaaaaaaagactaaaaCAAGCATTTTAGTCTCTTTTAGTCGAGGTGTTTGAACCGAAGTGATTAAAAGATGAGACAACTTGATTAAAAGATGGGCTTTAATTCCATTTAACAATAATTAGGTGACTAGTTGGCTAATGCACTTTTTACTTCCATTTAGTTGTAGTATTTAGATAGAAGCGAGGACTAAATGTGACCAAAGTCCGACCACACGCTACTCTGACGCTACAGATTTCTACCGCTCGGACAGCTACCCTTCAAAGTGCTCACGTACGCTGTGTCCACTGGCAGCACATATCTACAGCTGCAAAGGTAGACTAGCGGCCAAGCGCCTGTCGAGAGAGATTCTCCAGTATATATATCCTGGTTGAAAGTTGTTCGGTCGTGACATGCAGAGAGAAAAAGAGGGGCCGGGTCGGGCTCCGACCACCTCACCTACTTCCGTCGACGGCGACGTGCACGGCGAACGTATCAGGTACTGACGCGTCGCGCGCCGGCCGTCCATGGACATAGATGGAGGAGTCCTCGCTCGAGGTCTCGAGCCGGCCGGCCTTTCTTCAGCGGCGAATACATATAATGCCTCCTCCGCTTGATCGGTGGCTGATGTAGGATTTAATAAAAAAGAGGCTGAAGTCATCTTTAACCTCTAGAGTTCTTTCTATATCTCTTTCATCTTAAAAAATTAAAAGGAGCCCAAGGGGGCTCCATTGTCATGGAGGTGGTACGAGGGGCTTGAGCCTCGTCCGCCTCACCGCTAGATCCGCCTCTGCCCTCGGTCTCTTGACAGTGACCTACAGTAATTAAACTCTTGGCCACCACCGTGAGCTATATCTAGCTCCATCACGACTTGCATTATTAGCATGCAATTGGAGGCGTGTGATGTACTAGCTGCGTCTAGGTAGCGTGTACAGTACGCTCAAGTCTGCGTCTACGGAGTTGGTTCACCTGAACCCATACGTACGCACGCCCTTCAGCTGCTGATAGGAGCAGTGCATGTGTCGTTGTCCGGCCGGTCCTATCCATCGTTACCTACCACTCTGGGATCATATATGGACGACATGCCAACCGCTACGTACATCTAAACATAGTAATTTATGCGCATTAATTAGCTACTTGTATGTGCGGCCGGAATTTATATTAGACTTGCCATTTATCTAACAAAAAAAATGATGTTGGTAAGCACGGTTTATACCCGGTGGGGACGGGGTACTCCGGGAAGAGCTTGGCGAGGATGCGGACGACGTCCTCGCGGTGGAGGACGCGCTCGGCGCAGAGGTGGCGGCCGGACGCGCGGGGGCTCTCGAAGACGCGGAGGTGCGCGTCGGCGACGTCGCGGACGTCCACGTACGCCTGCACGGCGTTGGCGAAGGTGCGCGCGGAGCCGTCCAGGTACTTGACCACGTGCGCGATGCTGGCGTTCACCGTCGGCTGCAGCAGCGGGCCGACCACCAGCACCGGGTTCACCACCACCAGGTCCACGCCGCGCTGCCGCGCCGCGTCCCACGCCGCCTGCTCCGCCACCGCCTTGCCGTAGCAGTACCAGTTCTGCATATATGATATATGAATGCATCGTGCATCATGAGCGGATCAGATTCAGATATATGATGATCATCATCACAACACCTACACTACATCATCGTAGTAGTGATGGGACTGCAGGTTGCACGTACATACACTAGCTAGCTAGTGCGTGATCGATCGATGAGCAGGTGAACTGTCCAACAAGAACCATATTAGtgtgtcatgctgacgtcattgTTGCGTGAGAAGACCAAAGTTTTTTCCCCCCCTTCCCAGCAAgtaaactgtttttttttttttggagaggATTGGGGGTGTATAGACGATCGACCTGCTTAGTACCACTCAAAATCAATCAATCGACTGCACACCTACACAACTTAAAGTAGCAACTCTGGACCATTTTATGCAGATTAGTAAAAGctaaccatgcatgcatgcattgacCGGTCGACCACTTCTCTTAAAGCAAGGCAGCATATATACGTAGCATTTGTTCGCTCGCCAAAGGCAAAGgataagccgactgataagtcggctgaaacGACAAAGCAACCGCGGTCCATCACTAGCTTGTGTCGGCGATCGGTCCATGCGTTCAGCAACCGGCGTCGTATTTTCCGCATTTTCCAAATTCCAAGCATATGGCATGACCCTAGACACGCACACAAACAGACACACAGAGCAGGTTGAATAATTCTAGTGGTGGCGCGCATGCATGTACTATTTGTAGGTGCTGCTATATATATGCTTTTTTTTTTATCATCAGTTCAACCGCTGCATCTATCTCGAATAATTAAGAGTCCACAACTAAAAAGAGCTAGGTTTGAATTTTCAGCTTTAGTTTTGACAACTAAAAAGAGCTAGGTTTGAATTTTCAGCTTTAGTTTTGACAACAAAGAGTTCGTCATGCACGTGTTCAAGAAACATGCAGGTATAATACGATTCCCAAACATCtatactagctagctagctagccctTAATTTCTCGGTGTAACACTCCGTCAACAGCAGCCAAAAAAAAAGGTCGTCGCCTTCACAAGAAAAATATGGAAAATATATATTGTGTTTTAAAGACAAGGAAAAACACAGTCTATACTCTTCTAGTCTTGTCTGAAAGTGAAACACACAAGCAAGAGAACAGAGAGGCTGTTGTGCCCTGCCAATGATCAGCATAAGCAGAATCTATCGTAGCTAGCTCTGCATGCCATACATGTGCCTATCGGCGTGCGTGGCCTCATGCAGGACTCACGTCGTCGCACGTTACATCCACATGCTAGCTGCTTGCTCTTTTTTTGTTCTTCATTTTTCTGAAACCAAATCCCTTTATGTTCATTCTTTGGGCTGGCTAGCTAGTGCACGCGTCGAACACTAGAGAAAGTTCTGGTTCAATCTAGTGCTGCTATGCATGTACGTGCTTTCGACAGGCACCATCGATGAGCTAGCACTTGATTGATCTATTGTGGGCTGCCTCAAAAAGTCGAACTCTCTTTTAGGGTTCGGTAGGTAGTGCATGCCAATAGGTAATAATTCACCTATCTCATGATAGCTATCGTTAGTGTTTCTTTCATCCCTAGTAGATCCAAAgaaaacaaaaacagaaagaaaaTACTGATATGGTGCTGCTGCATGGAGTGATGAGGTAGTAGTAGGCGGGATATATAGATGACAGATGGAGACGACAAGCTAAGGCAAGTAGGACTCAAAAGTGACCAAGCACCCACCCTGGTTTTCTTGCAGAACTCGAGGTCGCTCCAGCACGACTCGTCGACCACGACGTCGGGCCCGCGGCTGGGGTCCATGGTCACCGCGCCGATGGAGGACGTGAACACCACCCGCCGCACCGTGCCGGCCTCGGCCGCCGCGTTGATCACGTACTCCGTGCCGCACACCGCCGGCTCCACCATTTGCTCCTGCACGCATGCATGCAGTTGTTACTTTACTGATGGATGCGTGCGTACGTACGTCATGGTGGTGGCAGCAAGCAAGGGAGTAGTTGAGATGCGAGGCGAGGTGACCGAGGATCACGTCGATCGGTCTGGCACTCACCGGGTCGTCGGTGACGGGGGAGGCAGTGTGGAAGACGCCCTGGCAGCCCTGCACGGCGCGGCAGATGGCGTCGTAGTCCAGTAGGTCGGCCTTGCAGAGGATCAGCCGCTCGGCGGCGCCGTCCAGCGCCTTGAGGTGCGCGTTCTTCGGGTCATCTGCCGCCATCGCCATTAACACAAACGTTAATCGCCATAGATCACTCCTCAGCTCTACTACATATATATGCACATATAACAAAAGGCATGCATGCCTGGGTTCCTGACGGTGCCCTTGACAGTGTATCCCTTCTCGAGCAGCAGCTTGACGAGCCACGAGGCGATGTACCCGGCCGCGCCGGTGACGCACACGGTCTGCCCGTTCCCCGCGGGCTGGACCGGCGCCGAGGCGGCAGGGGCGGCGCCGGCATCAGTGGAAACGGCGTCGACGACGGTCATCTTGGCGACGATGATGATAAGAGACCGACCAGCTGTTCCTCTAGCTAGCTAGTTTCGTCACGAAAGCTCTAGCTAGCTCGCGGTGTCTCTCGTAGCAGTAGTGCCGAAGCAGAAAGGCAGAGGAAAGTTGAAGAGTTAGTTTTTAGGTTTCCCCTTTGTCTGTGCGGTCGAGTGAAGAGGTGATCGAGCGTTGGTAGCTAGGTTTGGTAGGAGTCTCTCTTGCGATCGATCCTGAGAGGGCCGGGGTCGGAGTGGCGCGGAATTTATAAGCCAAGCCAAGTGAGGCGAGGCCGGCCTGTGAGGCGGGTGGAGCGCGCGCGCGGGGCGAGAGCGCACAGCGCAGTGCGTGCGAGAGAGTGATGAGTAGCTGAGACTGAGACGACAGCGAGAGATGGTGGACACGGGCAGTACCGTGCGCGCGCGGTGTGCAGTGGCCCCGGCCCTCGCCGTGATCGCGACCACGGGTTAGGTGAGGCAACCCCTAGCCGTCTTCCATGACGTATGTACGTACATCACGCAAACGTAGCGTACGCATGTACACGACGTATGAATTGATTCACCGTCATAGCTGCTACCTGCTCCTGCTACACGGACACTGTAGTCAGCAGCATGCAAGTCATCATAGCTGCTTGCGGGTAAACTGCTGAGAATACCCATGGAAATTCACCCGTTCTGGCCTGTGTACATTTTGTTCACAAGAGAGAATCCTACCAAACCATGTTGCTCCTCAGTGCTATCGCATAACTGCAGCCCATGTTGACCATGGTGGAGTTCCTCGCTCCTCGTTCCTCgttcctcgctcctcggtcatcgccagagacgtcagggactcctcggtgctcggacattgccagtgaCGCCGGTGACTCATCGCTCtgcagtgctcggacatcgccagcgacgctgggaactcctcgatgctcccttggtggtcggatcttgctatgtctcgtcggtgtgccatcaagctgctccatgttgttcgga
This DNA window, taken from Miscanthus floridulus cultivar M001 chromosome 13, ASM1932011v1, whole genome shotgun sequence, encodes the following:
- the LOC136501564 gene encoding cinnamoyl-CoA reductase 1-like; the protein is MTVVDAVSTDAGAAPAASAPVQPAGNGQTVCVTGAAGYIASWLVKLLLEKGYTVKGTVRNPDDPKNAHLKALDGAAERLILCKADLLDYDAICRAVQGCQGVFHTASPVTDDPEQMVEPAVCGTEYVINAAAEAGTVRRVVFTSSIGAVTMDPSRGPDVVVDESCWSDLEFCKKTRNWYCYGKAVAEQAAWDAARQRGVDLVVVNPVLVVGPLLQPTVNASIAHVVKYLDGSARTFANAVQAYVDVRDVADAHLRVFESPRASGRHLCAERVLHREDVVRILAKLFPEYPVPTGCSDEVNPRKQPYKFSNQKLRDLGLEFRPVSQSLYDTVKNLQEKGHLPVLGEQTTEADNKEAAPAAAELQQGGIVIRA